Proteins from one Aquila chrysaetos chrysaetos chromosome 5, bAquChr1.4, whole genome shotgun sequence genomic window:
- the FAM174B gene encoding membrane protein FAM174B, translating to MCSAAPLLLLSACLLLPLLLPAAPGARGSQEPAAVNGSRPPAEAAGAPGNHSGAQLSPVPALLRDLSALKAAVIGACALTAALIACLLLRVFRSGKRIKKTRKYDIITTPAERVEMAPLNEEDDEDEDSTVFDVKYR from the exons ATGTGCTCCGCcgccccgctgctgctgctctcggcctgcctgctgctgccgctgctgctgccggccGCGCCCGGCGCCCGCGGCAGCCAGGAGCCGGCGGCGGTGAACGgcagccgcccgcccgccgaGGCGGCCGGCGCGCCCGGCAACCACAGCGGGGCCCAGCTCAGCCCCGTGCCCGCGCTGCTCCGCGACCTCTCCGCGCTGAAGGCCGCCGTCATCGGGGCCTGCGCCCTCACGGCCGCCCTCATCGCCTGCCTCCTGCTCCGCGTCTTCAG GTCTGGCAAGAGGATTAAGAAGACCAGGAAGTACGACATAATCACCACTCCAGCTGAGCGGGTAGAAATGGCTCCTCTGAACGAAGAAGATGATGAGGATGAAGACTCAACAGTGTTTGATGTGAAATACAG GTAA